In the Telopea speciosissima isolate NSW1024214 ecotype Mountain lineage chromosome 2, Tspe_v1, whole genome shotgun sequence genome, one interval contains:
- the LOC122649985 gene encoding UDP-glycosyltransferase 73C3-like gives MSSSTDHHELHFILIPLMAQGHMIPMTDIARLLAQQGVTITIVTTPVNAFRFKPIIDRAAESGLRIQLLQLRFPSIEAGLPEGCENLDHISSPEMKINFYNATSMLQPALEHSLQEIEPRPSCIISDMTFPWTSHTALKFGIPRIFFNGMSCFTLLCNQNLLCYKPHDRVESDSELFLVPGMPHRIELTKTQLLGVVRLDKSDDLQEFRKQMRESERTSDGVLINSFYELETCYVDEYQKLMGKKAWCVGPVSLYNKEASDKAERGNKAAIDEDKCLEWLDSRETGSVVYVCLGSLCPLVPSQLIEIGLALERSNHPFIWVIRQGNNSKQSEELGRWLSEERFEEKTKGRGLLIRGWAPQVLILSHRAVAMFITHCGWNSTLEGVSAGVPMITWPMFADQFYNEKLIVQVLGIGVRVGVDIACPMTQGEKLGVYVKGEEVEKAIGLLMDGGEEGEVTKKKARELGEMARRAVEEGGSSHLNISLFIQDIKHQVVKKHSEIIKERSDLI, from the coding sequence ATGTCTTCTTCCACTGATCACCATGAGCTTCACTTCATTCTGATTCCTTTAATGGCCCAAGGCCACATGATACCCATGACTGACATAGCCAGATTGCTAGCCCAGCAAGGcgtcaccatcaccatcgtcaCTACCCCAGTTAACGCTTTCCGATTCAAGCCCATCATCGATCGAGCAGCGGAATCCGGCCTCCGAATTCAACTTCTCCAACTTCGTTTCCCATCTATAGAAGCCGGGCTACCAGAGGGGTGTGAGAACCTCGATCATATCTCCTCACCTGAAATGAAGATTAATTTCTACAACGCAACAAGCATGCTCCAACCAGCCTTAGAACATTCTCTTCAAGAAATTGAGCCACGCCCAAGCTGCATAATCTCAGACATGACTTTCCCATGGACATCTCATACGGCTCTTAAGTTTGGGATTCCAAGGATTTTCTTCAATGGCATGTCATGCTTCACTCTCTTGTGCAACCAAAACTTACTCTGTTACAAGCCACATGACAGAGTCGAATCCGATTCGGAGCTCTTTCTGGTTCCAGGCATGCCTCATCGAATCGAGCTAACAAAGACTCAGCTACTGGGAGTTGTTCGACTAGATAAATCAGACGACTTACAAGAATTTCGAAAACAAATGAGAGAGTCTGAGCGAACATCGGATGGTGTGTTGATCAATAGTTTCTACGAATTGGAAACTTGTTATGTGGATGAGTACCAGAAGCTTATGGGGAAGAAAGCTTGGTGTGTTGGCCCTGTTTCACTATACAACAAGGAAGCCTCAGATAAGGCTGAGAGAGGtaataaagcagccattgaTGAGGACAAATGCTTGGAATGGTTGGATTCGAGAGAGACGGGGTCTGTAGTTTACGTTTGTCTTGGAAGCCTATGTCCCTTGGTTCCTTCACAATTGATAGAGATTGGGTTGGCCTTGGAGAGATCGAACCACCCATTCATATGGGTGATCAGACAAGGCAACAATAGTAAACAATCAGAAGAGTTGGGGAGATGGTTATCAGAAGAAAGATTTGAAGAGAAGACCAAAGGAAGAGGGCTTTTGATTCGGGGCTGGGCGCCACAAGTATTGATCTTGTCGCACAGGGCGGTGGCAATGTTCATAACACATTGTGGGTGGAATTCAACACTGGAAGGGGTGAGTGCAGGTGTGCCTATGATAACATGGCCCATGTTTGCAGATCAATTCTATAACGAGAAGTTGATTGTGCAGGTTTTGGGGATTGGAGTAAGGGTTGGTGTGGACATCGCTTGTCCTATGACACAGGGTGAAAAGCTTGGGGTGTATGTGAAGGGAGAAGAGGTTGAGAAGGCTATAGGGTTGTTAATGGATGgtggagaggaaggagaagtgaCAAAGAAGAAAGCGAGAGAGCTTGGGGAGATGGCAAGGAGAGCAGTTGAAGAAGGGGGTTCTTCTCATCTCAACATCTCACTTTTTATTCAAGATATCAAGCATCAGGTCGTAAAGAAACATTCAGAAATAATCAAGGAGAGGAGTGATTTAATttga